The following coding sequences are from one Arachis hypogaea cultivar Tifrunner chromosome 7, arahy.Tifrunner.gnm2.J5K5, whole genome shotgun sequence window:
- the LOC112703563 gene encoding probable LRR receptor-like serine/threonine-protein kinase At1g07650 isoform X6 produces MKMMITTSSKLFFFSSFLALCFMLCPTEAASRLPDTEVEALKQITKTLDWDLKNIDPCSVGGIISNPVRSTSEIINVSCDCSIANDNFCHIITIILSAQNLQGKLPPELVKLPYLQEINLTRNYLSGTIPREWGTMNLTKIALVANGLSGEIPKELANITTLKTLSLEFNNFYGNLSVLGSLPHLEILDLTSNNFTGELPETFSNLITLKELRLGDNQFSGKIPNFIQKWTGLENLVIQGSGFTGPIPSEISYLLNLEDLRISDLNGPQSKFPPLDNMTNLGVLILRSCNINDTIPNYLGNFKNLKTLDLSYNKLGGEIPESLTSLSSIKYIDLSYNNFTNSPQTVTCQTSNMNLFASFAKGNNTGPLSCGQSKEKCPKYYYSFHINCGGDSNVQKGRIIYESDSYKGVPFKKSRAESSNWAISTTGVDFMDNVHQYDLIQENETKLDIVDDADLYTKARGSPISLTYYGFCLANGNYTVNLHFAEIVFINGTTYKSLGRRIFDVYIQGERVLKDFNIAKEAKGIGKANIQNLSAYVSNNELEIRLYWAGKDSLPKHNHISTRLMAGIVAPTVIVIILIICLLWWKGCLRKKTSLEKELRNLDLQTGLFSLHQIKAATNNFNISNKIGEGGFGPVYKGILPNGTIIAVKQLSSKSKQGNREFINEIAMISALQHPCLVKLYGCCVEGDQLLLIYEYMENNSLAYALFGNKENQLKLNWPTRQKICVGIARGLAFLHEESRLKIVHRDIKATNVLLDKNLNPKISDFGLAKLHEEDATHISTRIAGTYGYMAPEYAMNGYLTDKADVYSFGIVVLELVSGKANTIHRSKEEVLYLLDWAHLLKEKGMLMELVDRRLGSDFNEEEVMVMIQVALLCTNATANLRPSMSSVLSMLEGKIIVPEFVSDQSELMDEMKLEAMRQYYYQKEENKINEANNNVSHNVVEEQWIASSSSDLYPMHIDSSSYYWEQRN; encoded by the exons ATGAAGATGATGATCACTACTTCCTCTaaacttttcttcttttcatcaTTCCTTGCACTTTGCTTCATGCTATGTCCTACAGAAGCTGCTTCTCGGCTGCCAGACACAGAAG TGGAAGCTCTGAAGCAAATAACAAAAACGCTCGATTGGGACTTGAAGAACATAGATCCATGCAGTGTGGGGGGGATTATTTCAAACCCAGTTCGCTCAACATCAGAAATAATTAATGTTTCATGTGATTGCTCCATTGCTAATGACAACTTCTGCCATATCATTACCAT AATACTGAGTGCACAAAATCTTCAAGGAAAGCTCCCTCCAGAACTTGTCAAGCTGCCATACCTTCAAGAGAT TAACCTTACCCGCAATTACCTTAGCGGTACGATTCCTAGAGAATGGGGTACAATGAACCTTACCAAAAT TGCACTTGTTGCAAATGGACTGAGTGGTGAAATCCCTAAGGAGCTAGCAAACATCACCACTCTCAAAACTTT GTCCCTAGAGTTCAATAATTTCTATGGGAATCTTTCAGTTCTTGGATCTCTTCCACACCTTGAAATACT GGATCTTACCTCTAATAATTTCACTGGAGAACTGCCTGAAACATTTTCAAATCTAATCACATTAAAGGAACT CCGTCTTGGTGATAATCAATTCTCAGGAAAAATACCTAATTTCATACAAAAATGGACAGGACTTGAAAATCT AGTAATACAGGGGAGTGGTTTTACTGGGCCAATTCCATCTGAAATTTCATATTTACTTAATTTAGAAGACTT GAGGATTAGTGACCTGAATGGACCTCAGTCTAAATTCCCACCTCTCGATAATATGACAAACTTGGGAGTATT gATATTAAGGAGTTGCAACATTAATGACACAATCCCTAATTATCttggaaattttaaaaatttgaaaacatt AGACCTCAGCTATAACAAATTAGGAGGAGAAATTCCAGAGTCTCTTACATCGCTATCAAGTATAAAGTACAT AGATCTTTCATATAACAACTTCACCAACTCCCCACAAACAGTGACATGTCAAACGTCAAACAT GAACTTGTTTGCGAGTTTTGCAAAAGGCAACAACAC AGGACCTCTTTCTTGTGGGCAAAGCAAAGAAAAATGCCCAAAAT ACTATTATTCCTTCCATATAAATTGTGGTGGAGATAGTAATGTACAGAAAGGAAGGATAATATATGAGAGTGATTCATATAAGGGAGTGCCATTTAAGAAAAGTAGAGCTGAATCATCAAATTGGGCAATTAGTACAACTGGTGTTGATTTCATGGATAATGTTCATCAGTACGACCTTATCCAAGAAAATGAAACCAAACTTGACATAGTTGATGATGCTGATCTTTATACAAAGGCACGTGGTTCTCCCATTTCTTTGACTTACTATGGCTTTTGCCTGGCAAATGGAAACTACACCGTCAATCTCCACTTTGCAGAGATCGTTTTTATCAATGGCACCACATATAAGAGCCTAGGAAGGCGTATATTTGATGTATACATTCAG GGAGAGCGTGTTCTAAAGGATTTCAATATTGCAAAAGAAGCAAAAGGAATCGGAAAGGCAAATATTCAAAATTTGAGTGCTTACGTGAGCAACAATGAGTTAGAGATCCGGTTATATTGGGCAGGGAAAG ACTCATTACCTAAGCACAATCACATATCTACAAGGCTAATGGCTGGAATTGTTGCTCCAACAGTCATAGTTATCATCCTAATTATTTGTCTACTTTGGTGGAAAGGTTGTCTAAGAAAGAAAACATCATTAGAAAAAG AGCTAAGAAATTTAGATCTACAAACTGGTCTATTTTCCTTGCATCAAATTAAGGCAGCAACAAACAACTTTAATATCTCCAATAAAATTGGTGAAGGAGGCTTTGGCCCTGTTTATAAG GGTATTTTACCAAATGGCACTATAATAGCAGTCAAACAACTTTCATCTAAATCAAAGCAAGGAAACCGTGAGTTCATCAATGAGATAGCAATGATCTCAGCATTACAACACCCTTGTCTTGTTAAACTTTATGGATGCTGTGTTGAGGGAGATCAATTATTGTTGATATATGAATATATGGAAAACAATAGCCTTGCATATGCATTATTCG GGAACAAAGAGAATCAATTAAAATTGAATTGGCCAACGAGACAGAAGATTTGTGTTGGTATTGCTAGAGGTTTGGCTTTTCTCCATGAGGAATCAAGATTGAAAATTGTTCATAGGGATATTAAGGCAACTAATGTGTTGCTCGACaaaaatttaaatccaaaaatttctgaTTTTGGTTTAGCCAAACTCCATGAAGAGGATGCTACTCACATTAGTACTCGAATAGCTGGGACATA TGGATATATGGCACCTGAATATGCAATGAATGGTTATTTGACTGACAAAGCAGATGTTTATAGTTTTGGAATTGTTGTCCTGGAACTTGTTAGTGGAAAGGCTAATACTATTCATCGATCAAAGGAGGAAGTGTTATATCTTCTTGATTGG GCACATTTGTTGAAAGAGAAAGGCATGCTCATGGAGCTAGTTGATCGAAGGTTAGGTTCAGATTTTAATGAAGAGGAAGTAATGGTGATGATCCAAGTAGCTCTGTTATGCACCAATGCAACTGCAAATCTTAGGCCTTCCATGTCTTCAGTTCTAAGCATGCTTGAAGGCAAAATCATTGTTCCAGAATTCGTTTCAGATCAAAGTGAATTAATGGATGAGATGAAGTTAGAGGCAATGCGACAATATTACtatcaaaaggaagaaaataaaataaatgaggcCAACAATAATGTGTCACATAATGTTGTTGAAGAACAATGGATTGCTTCATCTTCGTCTGACCTCTATCCTATGCACATTGATTCTTCATCATATTATTGGGAGCAAAGAAACTAG
- the LOC112703563 gene encoding probable LRR receptor-like serine/threonine-protein kinase At1g07650 isoform X2: protein MKMMITTSSKLFFFSSFLALCFMLCPTEAASRLPDTEVEALKQITKTLDWDLKNIDPCSVGGIISNPVRSTSEIINVSCDCSIANDNFCHIITIILSAQNLQGKLPPELVKLPYLQEINLTRNYLSGTIPREWGTMNLTKIALVANGLSGEIPKELANITTLKTLSLEFNNFYGNLSVLGSLPHLEILDLTSNNFTGELPETFSNLITLKELRLGDNQFSGKIPNFIQKWTGLENLVIQGSGFTGPIPSEISYLLNLEDLRISDLNGPQSKFPPLDNMTNLGVLILRSCNINDTIPNYLGNFKNLKTLDLSYNKLGGEIPESLTSLSSIKYIDLSYNNFTNSPQTVTCQTSNMNLFASFAKGNNTGPLSCGQSKEKCPKYYYSFHINCGGDSNVQKGRIIYESDSYKGVPFKKSRAESSNWAISTTGVDFMDNVHQYDLIQENETKLDIVDDADLYTKARGSPISLTYYGFCLANGNYTVNLHFAEIVFINGTTYKSLGRRIFDVYIQGERVLKDFNIAKEAKGIGKANIQNLSAYVSNNELEIRLYWAGKGTTGVPYRSQYGPLISAISVTSDSLPKHNHISTRLMAGIVAPTVIVIILIICLLWWKGCLRKKTSLEKELRNLDLQTGLFSLHQIKAATNNFNISNKIGEGGFGPVYKGILPNGTIIAVKQLSSKSKQGNREFINEIAMISALQHPCLVKLYGCCVEGDQLLLIYEYMENNSLAYALFGNKENQLKLNWPTRQKICVGIARGLAFLHEESRLKIVHRDIKATNVLLDKNLNPKISDFGLAKLHEEDATHISTRIAGTYGYMAPEYAMNGYLTDKADVYSFGIVVLELVSGKANTIHRSKEEVLYLLDWAHLLKEKGMLMELVDRRLGSDFNEEEVMVMIQVALLCTNATANLRPSMSSVLSMLEGKIIVPEFVSDQSELMDEMKLEAMRQYYYQKEENKINEANNNVSHNVVEEQWIASSSSDLYPMHIDSSSYYWEQRN, encoded by the exons ATGAAGATGATGATCACTACTTCCTCTaaacttttcttcttttcatcaTTCCTTGCACTTTGCTTCATGCTATGTCCTACAGAAGCTGCTTCTCGGCTGCCAGACACAGAAG TGGAAGCTCTGAAGCAAATAACAAAAACGCTCGATTGGGACTTGAAGAACATAGATCCATGCAGTGTGGGGGGGATTATTTCAAACCCAGTTCGCTCAACATCAGAAATAATTAATGTTTCATGTGATTGCTCCATTGCTAATGACAACTTCTGCCATATCATTACCAT AATACTGAGTGCACAAAATCTTCAAGGAAAGCTCCCTCCAGAACTTGTCAAGCTGCCATACCTTCAAGAGAT TAACCTTACCCGCAATTACCTTAGCGGTACGATTCCTAGAGAATGGGGTACAATGAACCTTACCAAAAT TGCACTTGTTGCAAATGGACTGAGTGGTGAAATCCCTAAGGAGCTAGCAAACATCACCACTCTCAAAACTTT GTCCCTAGAGTTCAATAATTTCTATGGGAATCTTTCAGTTCTTGGATCTCTTCCACACCTTGAAATACT GGATCTTACCTCTAATAATTTCACTGGAGAACTGCCTGAAACATTTTCAAATCTAATCACATTAAAGGAACT CCGTCTTGGTGATAATCAATTCTCAGGAAAAATACCTAATTTCATACAAAAATGGACAGGACTTGAAAATCT AGTAATACAGGGGAGTGGTTTTACTGGGCCAATTCCATCTGAAATTTCATATTTACTTAATTTAGAAGACTT GAGGATTAGTGACCTGAATGGACCTCAGTCTAAATTCCCACCTCTCGATAATATGACAAACTTGGGAGTATT gATATTAAGGAGTTGCAACATTAATGACACAATCCCTAATTATCttggaaattttaaaaatttgaaaacatt AGACCTCAGCTATAACAAATTAGGAGGAGAAATTCCAGAGTCTCTTACATCGCTATCAAGTATAAAGTACAT AGATCTTTCATATAACAACTTCACCAACTCCCCACAAACAGTGACATGTCAAACGTCAAACAT GAACTTGTTTGCGAGTTTTGCAAAAGGCAACAACAC AGGACCTCTTTCTTGTGGGCAAAGCAAAGAAAAATGCCCAAAAT ACTATTATTCCTTCCATATAAATTGTGGTGGAGATAGTAATGTACAGAAAGGAAGGATAATATATGAGAGTGATTCATATAAGGGAGTGCCATTTAAGAAAAGTAGAGCTGAATCATCAAATTGGGCAATTAGTACAACTGGTGTTGATTTCATGGATAATGTTCATCAGTACGACCTTATCCAAGAAAATGAAACCAAACTTGACATAGTTGATGATGCTGATCTTTATACAAAGGCACGTGGTTCTCCCATTTCTTTGACTTACTATGGCTTTTGCCTGGCAAATGGAAACTACACCGTCAATCTCCACTTTGCAGAGATCGTTTTTATCAATGGCACCACATATAAGAGCCTAGGAAGGCGTATATTTGATGTATACATTCAG GGAGAGCGTGTTCTAAAGGATTTCAATATTGCAAAAGAAGCAAAAGGAATCGGAAAGGCAAATATTCAAAATTTGAGTGCTTACGTGAGCAACAATGAGTTAGAGATCCGGTTATATTGGGCAGGGAAAGGTACTACTGGTGTTCCATATAGATCACAATATGGCCCTCTTATATCAGCAATTTCTGTCACTTCTG ACTCATTACCTAAGCACAATCACATATCTACAAGGCTAATGGCTGGAATTGTTGCTCCAACAGTCATAGTTATCATCCTAATTATTTGTCTACTTTGGTGGAAAGGTTGTCTAAGAAAGAAAACATCATTAGAAAAAG AGCTAAGAAATTTAGATCTACAAACTGGTCTATTTTCCTTGCATCAAATTAAGGCAGCAACAAACAACTTTAATATCTCCAATAAAATTGGTGAAGGAGGCTTTGGCCCTGTTTATAAG GGTATTTTACCAAATGGCACTATAATAGCAGTCAAACAACTTTCATCTAAATCAAAGCAAGGAAACCGTGAGTTCATCAATGAGATAGCAATGATCTCAGCATTACAACACCCTTGTCTTGTTAAACTTTATGGATGCTGTGTTGAGGGAGATCAATTATTGTTGATATATGAATATATGGAAAACAATAGCCTTGCATATGCATTATTCG GGAACAAAGAGAATCAATTAAAATTGAATTGGCCAACGAGACAGAAGATTTGTGTTGGTATTGCTAGAGGTTTGGCTTTTCTCCATGAGGAATCAAGATTGAAAATTGTTCATAGGGATATTAAGGCAACTAATGTGTTGCTCGACaaaaatttaaatccaaaaatttctgaTTTTGGTTTAGCCAAACTCCATGAAGAGGATGCTACTCACATTAGTACTCGAATAGCTGGGACATA TGGATATATGGCACCTGAATATGCAATGAATGGTTATTTGACTGACAAAGCAGATGTTTATAGTTTTGGAATTGTTGTCCTGGAACTTGTTAGTGGAAAGGCTAATACTATTCATCGATCAAAGGAGGAAGTGTTATATCTTCTTGATTGG GCACATTTGTTGAAAGAGAAAGGCATGCTCATGGAGCTAGTTGATCGAAGGTTAGGTTCAGATTTTAATGAAGAGGAAGTAATGGTGATGATCCAAGTAGCTCTGTTATGCACCAATGCAACTGCAAATCTTAGGCCTTCCATGTCTTCAGTTCTAAGCATGCTTGAAGGCAAAATCATTGTTCCAGAATTCGTTTCAGATCAAAGTGAATTAATGGATGAGATGAAGTTAGAGGCAATGCGACAATATTACtatcaaaaggaagaaaataaaataaatgaggcCAACAATAATGTGTCACATAATGTTGTTGAAGAACAATGGATTGCTTCATCTTCGTCTGACCTCTATCCTATGCACATTGATTCTTCATCATATTATTGGGAGCAAAGAAACTAG